Proteins from one Cicer arietinum cultivar CDC Frontier isolate Library 1 chromosome 3, Cicar.CDCFrontier_v2.0, whole genome shotgun sequence genomic window:
- the LOC101509912 gene encoding uncharacterized protein, protein MTTVPVLAVPISVLLRRPCSPLLCLTTQSHNHHFCNPIFSNSSNKKITVVVFGVNPSNSRQENPLFLDENNTVVDDMDGYLNNLSLEYDSVWDTKPSWCQPWTITLTGASIIAITWLIFHSIIVTSATSLLICAWWYIFLYSYPKAYSAMIAERRERITDGVEDTFGCMK, encoded by the exons ATGACGACGGTTCCTGTATTAGCGGTGCCAATTTCTGTCCTTCTCCGACGACCTTGTTCTCCTCTTCTATGTCTAACAACTCAGTCTCACAACCATCATTTCTGCAATCCCATTTTCTCAAATTCGTCAAACAAGAAAATAACCGTAGTAGTGTTTGGTGTGAATCCCAGTAACTCAAGACAAGAAAATCCTCTCTTCTTGGACGAAAACAATACGGTGGTCGATGACATGGATGGTTACCTCAATAACCTATCACTTGAATACGACTCTGTCTGGGACACCAAACCCTCATG gTGTCAACCTTGGACAATAACGCTAACAGGGGCGTCAATTATTGCCATTACATGGTTAATTTTCCACTCTATTATAGTCACTTCAGCCACATCCTTACTCATATGCGCGTGGTGGTACATCTTTCTATATTCTTATCCTAAG GCATATTCAGCGATGATTGCTGAGCGCAGAGAAAGGATTACAGATGGTGTTGAAGACACATTTGGTTGTATGAAGTAG
- the LOC101510231 gene encoding uncharacterized protein, with product MKEFPSCFGENGVQVANLSSSSSSTTRGSQNVVTCIYQCKLRGRSCLITVSWTKNLMGQGLSIGIDELGNHCICKVDIKPWLFSKRKGCKNLEVESSKIVILWDLSYAKFGSGPEPLEGYYLVVLFNKKMVLLLGDLKKEACKKIDRDSVSVKSDAIFIAKREHIFGKRFYCVKAQFCHKGKVHDVRIECDTYVGTNDPCLVIIIDSKMVMQVKQLKWKFRGNQTILVDGFPVEVFWDVHNWLFGNTMGNAVFMFQTCILAAEKMWSGQSVYDPSVLNWAYSQQFRDSQLQGLGFSLILYAWKNE from the coding sequence ATGAAGGAGTTTCCTTCTTGTTTTGGAGAAAATGGTGTTCAGGTTGCAAATTTATCATCCTCTTCAAGTAGTACCACAAGAGGATCACAAAATGTGGTTACTTGTATCTATCAGTGTAAATTAAGAGGCCGTTCATGCTTGATTACTGTTTCATGGACAAAAAATTTGATGGGTCAAGGCTTGAGTATTGGAATTGATGAATTGGGTAATCATTGCATTTGTAAGGTTGATATAAAACCATGGTTGTTCTCAAAAAGAAAAGGGTGTAAGAATTTGGAAGTTGAATCTAGTAAAATTGTTATACTTTGGGATTTGAGCTATGCTAAATTTGGTTCTGGCCCAGAACCATTAGAAGGGTATTATTTAGTTGTTTTGTTCAACAAAAAGATGGTGTTGCTTTTAGGGGATCTGAAAAAGGAAGCATGCAAGAAGATTGATCGTGACAGTGTTAGTGTTAAATCTGATGCCATTTTTATTGCAAAGAGGGAACACATTTTTGGCAAGAGATTTTACTGTGTAAAGGCTCAATTTTGTCACAAGGGTAAAGTGCATGATGTAAGAATTGAGTGTGACACATATGTTGGGACTAATGATCCATGTCTTGTGATTATAATTGATAGCAAGATGGTGATGCAGGTGAAGCAGCTGAAATGGAAGTTTCGTGGGAATCAAACTATTTTGGTGGATGGTTTTCCAGTGGAAGTGTTTTGGGATGTGCATAATTGGCTCTTTGGAAATACTATGGGAAATGCAGTTTTTATGTTCCAAACTTGCATTTTAGCTGCTGAGAAGATGTGGTCAGGTCAATCTGTTTATGACCCTTCTGTTCTTAACTGGGCTTATTCTCAGCAATTCAGAGATTCTCAGTTGCAAGGTCTtggattttccctcattttgtATGCTTGGAAAAATGAGTAG